The proteins below are encoded in one region of Segatella copri:
- a CDS encoding MFS transporter produces the protein MKKGLFALALGTFTLGIAEFIIEGIITDIAHNMNVSIPEAGHLISIYALGVCAGAFSLILMHKYRPKNILMFLASLITFGAVIASVAPNYWLLLCARFIEGLPHGAYFGTGTIVAVKIAKEGKGTNAVAMMCAGMPVANLVGVPIGTFLSHAFSWRVPFVSCILLGIMTMYMIHRWVPDVAALPNKGMKAQFRFLRNKAPWLIIAATFLGNGGILCWFSYISPLLQMEGGFSAASISLLMILAGGGMVVGNQVSALLADRIKPGRFTCYLQFLAAAALLLTFFLAPFGWVSVVLMFICCACLFGIGSPEQFLIVKHAKGGEMLGGCCIQGAFNLGNAIGAFLGGIPVAMGLGYNFPALIGVPMALAGAICLLIFHKKYE, from the coding sequence ATGAAAAAAGGACTATTTGCACTCGCGCTGGGTACCTTTACCTTGGGCATCGCTGAATTCATCATCGAGGGCATCATCACAGACATCGCCCACAACATGAATGTTTCTATCCCAGAAGCAGGACATCTCATCTCCATCTATGCACTCGGCGTCTGCGCCGGAGCTTTCTCGCTGATTCTCATGCATAAATACAGACCCAAGAATATCCTGATGTTCCTGGCTTCGCTCATCACCTTCGGAGCTGTCATCGCCTCAGTAGCACCTAACTACTGGCTCTTGCTCTGCGCCCGCTTTATAGAAGGTCTGCCTCATGGCGCCTACTTCGGAACGGGTACTATCGTGGCGGTAAAGATTGCCAAAGAGGGTAAGGGAACCAATGCCGTGGCTATGATGTGCGCAGGTATGCCGGTAGCCAATCTGGTGGGCGTACCTATCGGCACCTTCCTGAGTCATGCGTTCAGCTGGCGAGTACCCTTTGTCAGTTGCATATTGCTCGGTATCATGACGATGTATATGATTCACAGATGGGTTCCAGACGTGGCTGCGTTGCCGAATAAGGGTATGAAGGCACAGTTCCGTTTCCTCCGCAACAAGGCTCCTTGGCTCATCATCGCCGCCACCTTTCTGGGCAATGGCGGCATCCTCTGCTGGTTCAGTTATATCTCGCCGCTGCTTCAGATGGAGGGCGGATTCAGCGCAGCCAGCATCTCTCTGCTGATGATTCTTGCAGGCGGCGGAATGGTAGTAGGCAATCAGGTGAGTGCCTTGCTTGCCGACCGCATCAAGCCGGGCCGCTTTACCTGTTATCTCCAGTTTCTGGCGGCAGCGGCACTTCTGCTCACCTTCTTCCTCGCCCCTTTCGGCTGGGTATCTGTGGTGCTGATGTTCATCTGCTGCGCCTGTCTTTTCGGCATCGGTTCGCCTGAGCAGTTCCTCATCGTGAAGCATGCCAAGGGTGGCGAAATGCTGGGCGGCTGCTGCATTCAGGGTGCCTTCAATCTGGGTAACGCCATAGGAGCTTTCCTCGGTGGTATTCCTGTTGCGATGGGATTAGGATACAACTTCCCTGCCCTTATCGGTGTGCCGATGGCATTGGCAGGAGCCATCTGTCTGCTGATTTTCCATAAGAAATATGAATAA
- a CDS encoding heavy-metal-associated domain-containing protein: MKKILVMFTMMMVAMVTFAKDIKTVVFTTTPQMHCAACENKIKSNLRFEKGIKSIETSVPDQTVTVQYNADKTTPEKLQKGFEKFGYKARILKDGEKVEKNTGEKCDLM; the protein is encoded by the coding sequence ATGAAGAAGATTTTAGTAATGTTCACAATGATGATGGTGGCAATGGTAACCTTTGCCAAGGACATCAAGACCGTAGTGTTCACCACAACCCCACAGATGCACTGTGCGGCTTGTGAGAATAAAATCAAGAGCAACCTTCGCTTTGAGAAGGGTATCAAGAGCATTGAGACTTCTGTGCCAGACCAGACTGTCACAGTACAGTATAATGCCGACAAGACAACCCCAGAGAAGCTCCAGAAAGGTTTTGAGAAGTTTGGCTATAAGGCTCGCATCCTGAAAGATGGCGAGAAGGTTGAGAAGAACACTGGGGAGAAGTGTGACTTGATGTAA
- a CDS encoding DUF3127 domain-containing protein — MYTQIMRVVQQGEAFAVQSQKSENGQMMKCNIVLQEMGGKYENQYAAAMLGNMAQCKYAPGELVAVTLRFTTREYNGQVYQDILVTDIEKLGK; from the coding sequence ATGTATACTCAGATTATGAGAGTGGTGCAGCAGGGCGAGGCGTTCGCTGTACAGAGTCAGAAAAGTGAGAACGGACAGATGATGAAATGCAACATCGTTCTCCAGGAGATGGGCGGCAAGTATGAGAACCAGTATGCTGCGGCAATGCTGGGTAATATGGCCCAGTGTAAGTATGCTCCGGGCGAACTGGTGGCGGTAACGCTCCGGTTTACGACTCGTGAGTATAATGGTCAGGTTTATCAGGATATCCTGGTTACGGACATTGAGAAACTTGGCAAGTAA
- a CDS encoding N-acetylmuramoyl-L-alanine amidase, which produces MRKIKEIIIHCSATKEGRNFTVADIDRWHRERGMRCIGYHFVIYRDGSIHVGRAIEEVGAHCKGHNSISIGICYIGGLSKKGKPKDTRTRDQKAAMRSLIEQLKEEYPLATIHGHNEFANKACPCFDVKKEWG; this is translated from the coding sequence ATGCGTAAGATAAAGGAAATCATCATTCATTGCAGTGCGACCAAGGAAGGTCGCAACTTCACCGTAGCGGATATTGACCGCTGGCACCGCGAGCGCGGAATGCGCTGCATAGGTTATCATTTCGTGATTTATCGTGACGGCAGCATTCATGTAGGCCGTGCGATAGAGGAGGTTGGCGCCCATTGCAAGGGCCATAATTCCATCAGTATAGGCATTTGCTACATCGGCGGCTTATCGAAGAAAGGCAAGCCGAAGGATACAAGAACCCGAGACCAGAAAGCGGCAATGCGCTCGCTCATCGAGCAGCTGAAGGAGGAATATCCATTAGCCACGATTCATGGTCATAATGAGTTTGCCAACAAGGCTTGTCCCTGCTTTGATGTGAAGAAGGAGTGGGGCTAA
- a CDS encoding thioredoxin-like domain-containing protein translates to MKKLLFFLLLMTTVVGRAQTSLDLLPAGTEAPDFTITDSKTGKKIFQLSDKKTQKDKDGKTVPGVWTVLDFWASWCPDCRRDMPMVKAIYDKYNTKIQVVGVSFDTDEAKMKKYLGDNQYTWLQYCEFKKWKETKISKDYHISWIPTSYLINPEGKVAFSTVKAEEMMKKLDSLDQAGALKPAQMQTALKKVYNESIDPMAQIDEALAKAKKNGKFVICQVGGNWCPWCLKFADFVEKNAAVNKMVNDHFEYIHVNYNRRKTAGDAAVKKAEQLMKRLNNPQRFGFPVFVVLDETGKVLHIQDSSFLEEGKGYNEEKVLRFLKSWTPQAIKG, encoded by the coding sequence ATGAAGAAACTATTATTCTTTTTGCTCCTGATGACGACTGTCGTCGGTAGAGCACAGACATCGCTTGACTTACTGCCAGCAGGCACCGAGGCTCCCGACTTCACGATTACTGACAGTAAGACGGGTAAGAAAATCTTCCAGCTTTCAGATAAGAAGACTCAGAAGGATAAAGACGGAAAGACGGTTCCGGGTGTCTGGACTGTGCTCGATTTCTGGGCTTCCTGGTGTCCAGACTGCAGAAGAGACATGCCGATGGTGAAGGCTATCTATGACAAATACAATACCAAGATCCAGGTAGTGGGTGTTTCTTTTGATACCGATGAGGCTAAGATGAAGAAATATCTGGGCGATAATCAGTATACCTGGTTGCAATACTGTGAGTTTAAGAAATGGAAGGAAACAAAGATTTCCAAGGATTATCACATCTCGTGGATTCCTACCTCTTATCTGATCAATCCGGAAGGTAAGGTTGCATTCTCTACCGTGAAGGCGGAGGAGATGATGAAGAAACTGGATTCGCTCGACCAGGCAGGAGCATTGAAACCTGCTCAGATGCAGACTGCTCTCAAGAAGGTGTATAATGAAAGCATCGATCCGATGGCTCAGATTGATGAGGCTTTGGCTAAAGCCAAGAAGAATGGCAAGTTTGTTATCTGTCAGGTAGGTGGTAACTGGTGCCCATGGTGCTTGAAGTTTGCCGATTTTGTGGAGAAGAATGCTGCGGTCAACAAGATGGTGAATGATCATTTCGAATATATTCATGTGAACTACAATCGCAGAAAAACTGCCGGTGATGCGGCGGTGAAGAAGGCTGAGCAGCTGATGAAGCGACTGAATAATCCTCAGCGTTTCGGATTCCCGGTCTTTGTGGTGCTCGATGAAACCGGAAAGGTTCTCCATATCCAGGATTCCAGTTTCCTGGAAGAAGGTAAGGGATATAACGAAGAAAAGGTGCTCAGATTCCTGAAAAGCTGGACACCTCAGGCTATTAAAGGATAA
- a CDS encoding DUF5675 family protein has protein sequence MEIIIYRRRFTRWGVDGTLVIKGTKVCNTIEHPEHYLPAGDYEIAFVSVANKSRKMPVILRKGQAVGEVGINSPCLKPGNGPMTLKYGCIILGKAVASGLVIHSQEYFDRLCERLRKASKKMECIKLHIIDWGSDDISIAF, from the coding sequence ATGGAAATAATCATTTATCGCCGTCGCTTTACCCGATGGGGAGTAGATGGCACATTAGTAATAAAGGGTACAAAAGTTTGTAATACCATAGAACATCCTGAGCATTATTTGCCTGCAGGAGACTATGAGATAGCTTTTGTTTCTGTAGCTAATAAGAGTAGGAAAATGCCTGTTATCCTGAGGAAGGGACAGGCTGTTGGGGAAGTGGGCATCAATTCTCCTTGTCTCAAGCCCGGAAATGGTCCGATGACGCTGAAATATGGATGCATCATTCTGGGTAAGGCTGTAGCCTCTGGGCTGGTGATTCATTCTCAGGAATACTTCGACCGACTTTGTGAACGATTAAGGAAGGCTTCTAAAAAGATGGAGTGTATCAAGTTACATATCATAGATTGGGGTAGTGATGATATCTCGATAGCATTTTAG
- a CDS encoding M3 family metallopeptidase, whose amino-acid sequence MMKLNKTFLTLGLAATLLQMPASSFAQTAGGNRQNPLLTKSSLPFGAPDFSKIQESDYLPAIEAAIREQRANIQKIVNNKKKPNFQNTILAYEESGALLEKVTNIFFGLTSAHKTPGIAETEKKATPLLTELDNEISFNKKLFERIKYVYDNEYKKLKGEDKRLTEVIYKSFVRSGALLSAEKMERMKQINSRISELQQEWGNLLPAATNNAVVWVNSKEELAGLSDADIAQCKKDAESRGGKAPYCIVIINTTQQPILTNLQNRELRKKVYMASIHRADGTNPKFNTFPIVTEIAKLRAEKGKLMGYDNYADYSLEKTMAKNSKNVDDFLKQLIKEYAPKADAETKAIEAYAQKTEGKDFKLQPYDRFYYSAKMKKEMLNITDDEIKPYFNIDSVQVNGVFYAAHRVYGLNFKQRKDIPTYHPDMKVFEVSDKNGKPIALFYSDYFRRPTKRGGAWMSAFAKQSKQRGQLPIIYNVCNNAKAPEGQPSLITWDEVTTLFHEFGHALHGILSDCKYNTLSGTAVARDFVEMPSQFNESFASIPEIFDHYARHTETGAAMPADLKERMLKSISFQTAYSLGENLAATCLDLAWHKISEEEVPSPYMAGAFEKEELHNIGLLNTQIPPRYSTSYFNHVWGGGYAAGYYSYLWTEVLAVNIADYFAKHGALDPAVGQAFRDKILSRGNTKDQMEMFTDFTGMEKPDASGFLKARGL is encoded by the coding sequence ATGATGAAACTTAACAAGACTTTCCTTACCCTGGGTCTGGCAGCAACACTCTTGCAGATGCCAGCCTCATCGTTCGCACAGACTGCGGGCGGTAACCGTCAGAATCCTCTTTTAACAAAGAGCAGTCTTCCATTCGGTGCTCCTGACTTCAGCAAGATTCAGGAGAGCGACTACCTGCCAGCCATCGAAGCGGCTATCAGGGAGCAGCGTGCCAACATCCAGAAGATTGTAAACAACAAGAAGAAGCCTAACTTCCAGAACACCATCCTCGCCTATGAGGAGAGCGGTGCGCTGCTCGAAAAGGTGACTAACATCTTCTTCGGTCTCACCAGTGCCCACAAGACTCCGGGCATCGCCGAAACCGAAAAGAAGGCTACCCCTTTGCTGACCGAACTCGACAATGAGATTTCGTTCAACAAGAAACTCTTCGAGCGCATCAAGTATGTTTACGATAATGAATATAAGAAACTCAAGGGCGAAGACAAGCGCCTTACTGAGGTTATCTATAAGAGTTTTGTACGCTCAGGTGCCCTCCTTTCTGCCGAGAAGATGGAGCGCATGAAGCAGATCAACTCCCGCATCTCTGAATTGCAGCAGGAATGGGGCAATCTTCTTCCTGCCGCTACCAACAACGCCGTGGTTTGGGTAAACAGCAAGGAAGAGCTCGCCGGATTGAGCGATGCTGACATTGCACAATGCAAGAAAGATGCAGAGAGCCGCGGAGGCAAGGCACCTTACTGTATCGTCATCATCAACACCACCCAGCAGCCTATCCTCACCAATCTCCAGAACCGCGAACTGCGCAAGAAGGTGTATATGGCAAGCATCCACCGAGCCGACGGTACTAACCCAAAATTCAACACCTTCCCTATCGTAACCGAGATTGCCAAGTTGCGTGCCGAGAAGGGCAAGCTGATGGGATATGACAACTATGCCGACTATTCGCTCGAAAAGACGATGGCTAAGAACAGCAAGAATGTGGATGATTTTCTGAAGCAGCTCATCAAGGAATATGCTCCTAAGGCTGATGCTGAAACCAAGGCGATAGAAGCGTATGCACAGAAGACTGAAGGCAAGGACTTCAAGTTGCAGCCATACGACCGCTTCTATTATTCTGCGAAGATGAAGAAGGAGATGCTCAACATTACCGATGATGAGATTAAGCCATACTTCAACATCGACAGCGTACAGGTGAATGGTGTGTTCTATGCCGCCCATCGTGTTTACGGACTGAACTTCAAGCAGCGCAAGGATATTCCAACTTATCACCCTGACATGAAGGTATTCGAGGTAAGCGATAAGAACGGCAAGCCAATCGCCCTTTTCTACAGCGATTACTTCCGCCGTCCTACCAAGCGTGGCGGTGCATGGATGAGCGCCTTTGCCAAGCAGAGCAAGCAGCGCGGCCAGTTGCCTATCATATATAATGTATGCAACAACGCCAAGGCACCGGAGGGTCAGCCATCTCTCATCACATGGGATGAGGTTACTACCCTGTTCCATGAGTTCGGTCATGCGCTTCACGGAATCCTTTCCGACTGCAAGTACAATACCCTTTCAGGAACAGCCGTTGCCCGCGATTTCGTAGAGATGCCATCCCAGTTTAACGAATCGTTTGCTTCTATTCCGGAGATATTCGACCATTACGCCCGTCATACCGAGACCGGTGCAGCGATGCCAGCCGATCTGAAAGAGCGCATGCTGAAGAGCATCAGCTTCCAGACCGCTTATTCACTGGGCGAGAATCTGGCTGCAACCTGTCTTGACCTTGCCTGGCACAAGATTAGCGAAGAAGAGGTTCCTTCACCTTATATGGCAGGTGCCTTCGAGAAGGAAGAACTCCACAACATCGGTTTGCTCAATACCCAGATTCCTCCTCGCTACAGCACATCATACTTCAACCACGTATGGGGCGGCGGTTATGCTGCAGGCTATTACAGCTATCTCTGGACAGAGGTGTTGGCTGTGAACATCGCCGACTACTTTGCAAAGCATGGAGCCTTGGATCCAGCCGTTGGTCAGGCATTCCGCGATAAGATTCTGAGCCGTGGCAACACCAAGGACCAGATGGAAATGTTTACCGACTTTACAGGTATGGAGAAGCCTGATGCTTCCGGATTCCTGAAAGCAAGAGGTTTGTAA
- a CDS encoding TonB-dependent receptor plug domain-containing protein has product MYSRYILLSALLVIGAETYAKNNKTEVVSLSSSYNNSVENNSVDSSSQDSIFKDETLHEVKVVARKSGTSRLAGAVNGIAVNKDELFKAACCNLGESFTTNPSVDVAYNDATTGARQIKLLGLSGTYVQMLTENLPNFRGAAIPYALGYVPGPWMKGIQVSKGSASVKNGYESITGQINVDYLKPEDEQQVEVNLFGDTKSRIEANADANVHLSDKWATEILLHHENILKNHDDNGDGFYDMPGREQYNVQNRWLYKGKHYIFHGGLGALKEIRTSGQDEEHVHSDDIYRIKLHTNRYEGYMKHAFILNHEHGTNIAFMSSASMHQLDAQYGNKFYDLNEKNLYSSLIFETNFTHQHNLSVGLSVNHDYLGQRANVNVSPRPAVGVEDSPYLLSEMQRMNEKETTPGAYAQYTYTLGTKLTAMAGVRFDHSSIYGNFFTPRFHVKYSPVDAISIRLSAGKGYRTVFGLAEYNYLLASGRKFQITGDGLKQEEAWNYGISTAFYIPMFGKTLKLNAEYYYTDFKNQAVVDYDANKGLISICNLMGKSYSHTFQIDASYPLLKGLEITAAYRLNDVKCTYDYGKTLKEKPLTSKYKALFTASYKTPLGLWQFDATVQLNGGGRNPEPYQLADGSQSWSPRFHSFGQVSAQVTRWFRHWSIYVGGENLTGFKQKTPIYGASNPWGSDFEPTLVWGPVEGRMFYAGVRVHF; this is encoded by the coding sequence ATGTATTCAAGATATATATTGCTCAGTGCCTTGCTGGTTATTGGTGCTGAGACTTATGCAAAAAATAATAAGACAGAGGTTGTGTCTCTGTCATCATCATATAATAATTCTGTAGAAAATAACTCTGTAGATTCCTCCTCTCAGGATTCCATTTTCAAGGACGAGACCTTGCATGAGGTGAAGGTGGTGGCTCGCAAGTCGGGCACTTCCCGATTGGCTGGTGCCGTGAATGGCATCGCCGTGAACAAGGATGAGCTCTTCAAGGCGGCTTGTTGCAACCTGGGCGAGAGTTTCACGACCAATCCATCGGTGGATGTGGCTTATAATGATGCCACGACGGGCGCAAGACAAATCAAACTCCTCGGTCTTTCGGGCACTTACGTACAGATGCTCACCGAGAATCTGCCGAATTTCCGTGGTGCAGCCATCCCATACGCCCTGGGCTATGTGCCGGGACCTTGGATGAAAGGCATTCAGGTATCCAAGGGTAGTGCTTCGGTGAAGAATGGCTATGAGTCGATTACAGGTCAAATCAATGTGGATTACTTGAAGCCAGAGGATGAGCAACAGGTGGAGGTAAACCTCTTTGGTGATACCAAGAGCCGAATCGAAGCAAACGCTGATGCCAACGTTCATCTGTCGGATAAGTGGGCAACGGAGATATTGTTGCATCATGAGAATATCCTCAAAAACCATGATGACAATGGCGATGGTTTCTATGATATGCCAGGCAGAGAACAATATAATGTACAGAACCGTTGGCTGTATAAAGGCAAGCACTACATCTTCCATGGTGGACTTGGGGCTTTGAAGGAGATTCGTACCAGTGGGCAGGATGAGGAACATGTTCATAGTGATGATATTTATCGAATCAAGCTCCATACCAACCGTTATGAGGGTTATATGAAACATGCCTTCATCCTCAATCACGAGCATGGCACCAATATTGCCTTCATGTCCTCGGCTTCGATGCACCAGCTCGATGCCCAGTATGGCAACAAGTTCTACGACCTCAATGAGAAGAATCTCTATAGCTCACTGATTTTTGAGACCAATTTTACTCATCAGCACAATTTGTCGGTAGGTTTGAGCGTCAACCATGATTACCTGGGACAGCGCGCCAATGTGAATGTTTCTCCAAGACCGGCAGTAGGGGTAGAAGACTCTCCTTATCTTTTGTCGGAGATGCAGAGAATGAACGAGAAGGAGACGACTCCAGGAGCATACGCCCAATACACCTATACGTTAGGCACGAAGTTGACAGCGATGGCAGGTGTCCGTTTCGACCATAGCTCTATCTATGGCAATTTCTTCACCCCTCGTTTCCACGTGAAGTATTCGCCTGTCGATGCCATCAGCATCCGCTTGTCAGCAGGTAAGGGCTATCGCACGGTATTTGGCTTAGCAGAGTACAACTATCTCTTGGCGAGCGGCAGGAAGTTTCAGATTACGGGTGATGGACTTAAGCAAGAGGAGGCTTGGAACTATGGTATAAGTACCGCTTTCTACATCCCGATGTTTGGCAAGACACTGAAACTGAACGCTGAGTATTACTATACCGACTTCAAGAATCAAGCGGTGGTGGATTATGATGCCAACAAGGGGCTTATCTCCATCTGCAATTTGATGGGCAAGTCTTATTCGCACACTTTCCAGATAGATGCCTCTTATCCATTGCTGAAGGGCTTGGAGATAACAGCGGCTTATCGTCTGAACGATGTGAAGTGTACCTACGATTATGGCAAAACCTTGAAAGAAAAGCCATTGACCAGCAAGTATAAGGCGCTCTTCACGGCTTCCTATAAGACTCCACTTGGCCTATGGCAATTTGATGCCACCGTGCAGTTGAATGGTGGAGGCAGAAATCCTGAGCCTTACCAGTTGGCAGATGGAAGCCAGTCATGGTCTCCTCGTTTCCATAGCTTCGGGCAAGTGAGTGCGCAGGTTACGAGATGGTTCCGCCATTGGAGTATCTATGTGGGAGGCGAGAACCTGACTGGTTTCAAGCAGAAAACTCCTATCTATGGTGCCAGCAACCCATGGGGAAGCGATTTCGAGCCAACCTTGGTTTGGGGACCTGTAGAGGGCAGGATGTTCTACGCAGGAGTGAGAGTACACTTTTAA
- a CDS encoding YfjI family protein, translating into MSCYLIKVENGHKVARSITSEEEYKQLRGSNEQKANLRLARAGNDAAKRRLVQFNYSGHYPQGVVKGMKLPSGAFGFDMDEPEAFAKAAKLLLKEPDKYGLLMLERSARQGGHAVFEREKGKTVLENQVRIATMLKCEMDTSAHDINRVYFTTTSDDEDLLFLSPRLFKDEYDEAAVAAEGKVLEERERYGQEELPEGAHKANKHYEPWKEEFKKDSQGVFKGQEFKNSRISTSAASTSAASTSAASTTSSAQDNYLGIPYGEIIKKWWQMYNDGQEPMRSNRNTLTFELAVNLRHICGFDRNLLAQIIPCYDGFPEQEKMACINSALNEKITQMPKRLKDVLAALRQEKLKQGSSNGNADEDSEALVNALDEANAKDDLFYYDALPKMPQGVRDSISAVGPALAMPVITAICPAIGMLATGVKVSVHGKMNSLNLISYIAGDFASGKGSIDPVVDTWTSEVKQMDKMYQQQEDEWRAKKRAAKNKKEQPEEPKLPVRCLTLNNTVANLAERLANTEGKHAFSFTPEADTVAQKWKSAMSDFSVMLRQAYDGTSYEREARSADAVNVHIEHLLWNVVMCGTPDALYRVVNNYTDGFQSRIVVARTPDNTFTPLTDNLFVLTETQREHIRQIAHLLPLMEGEVVLPKLENKGREWLEQIRLETMKNDDKVKARQRFRICPTTMRMMTCIMLCKVAETLIQKHGFQGAEKQLKQNPLLWKEMIVKTQTPTMLEAFNILADYQLDNALYFFRSRIEDAFSSKSYCGQTTYDRSRRGKNDSIFERLDVTFSFEQALQQSIAVKGANVTREVVRQMLKNWKRQGLIGVLPDMRYQKVQPAV; encoded by the coding sequence ATGAGTTGTTATTTAATTAAGGTGGAGAACGGGCACAAGGTTGCCCGCTCCATCACCTCGGAAGAGGAGTATAAGCAGCTGCGTGGAAGCAATGAGCAGAAGGCGAATCTTCGTCTGGCTCGTGCCGGAAACGATGCTGCGAAAAGAAGACTTGTGCAGTTTAATTATTCCGGCCATTATCCGCAAGGCGTGGTGAAGGGAATGAAACTGCCAAGCGGTGCTTTCGGGTTTGATATGGATGAGCCGGAGGCTTTTGCCAAGGCTGCCAAGCTGCTGCTGAAGGAACCGGACAAGTACGGACTTCTGATGCTGGAACGCAGCGCACGACAAGGCGGACATGCGGTGTTTGAGCGCGAAAAGGGCAAGACGGTTCTGGAGAATCAGGTGAGGATTGCTACGATGCTCAAGTGCGAAATGGATACTTCGGCTCACGACATCAATCGTGTTTATTTCACTACTACATCGGATGACGAAGATTTGCTATTCCTTTCGCCACGACTCTTCAAGGATGAATATGATGAGGCTGCCGTGGCAGCTGAAGGGAAAGTTCTGGAAGAGCGTGAAAGATACGGACAGGAGGAACTTCCGGAAGGGGCGCACAAGGCAAACAAGCATTATGAGCCTTGGAAGGAAGAATTCAAGAAGGATTCTCAAGGGGTTTTTAAGGGTCAGGAATTTAAGAATTCGAGAATTTCTACTTCTGCTGCGTCAACTTCTGCTGCGTCAACTTCTGCTGCTTCAACTACTTCTTCTGCTCAGGACAATTATCTCGGGATTCCTTATGGGGAAATCATTAAGAAGTGGTGGCAGATGTATAATGATGGGCAGGAGCCGATGCGCTCCAACCGCAATACGCTGACCTTTGAGCTGGCTGTGAACCTGCGCCACATCTGTGGTTTTGACCGCAATCTGCTGGCTCAGATTATTCCCTGCTACGATGGGTTTCCCGAACAGGAAAAGATGGCTTGCATCAACTCGGCATTGAACGAGAAAATCACGCAAATGCCTAAGCGTCTGAAGGATGTGCTGGCTGCGCTGAGACAGGAGAAACTGAAACAGGGGTCTTCGAACGGGAATGCAGATGAAGACAGCGAGGCGCTGGTGAATGCCTTGGACGAAGCTAACGCCAAGGATGATCTGTTCTATTACGATGCTTTACCCAAGATGCCACAAGGCGTGCGTGATTCCATCAGTGCTGTTGGACCGGCTCTGGCAATGCCAGTGATTACAGCCATCTGTCCTGCCATCGGAATGCTTGCTACCGGCGTGAAGGTTTCCGTTCACGGCAAGATGAACTCGTTGAACCTTATCTCCTACATCGCCGGTGATTTTGCATCAGGCAAGGGAAGCATCGACCCTGTGGTTGATACCTGGACTTCGGAAGTGAAACAGATGGACAAAATGTATCAGCAGCAGGAGGATGAATGGAGAGCCAAGAAGCGTGCGGCCAAGAATAAGAAGGAGCAACCGGAAGAACCAAAGCTGCCTGTAAGATGTCTTACTTTAAATAATACGGTGGCCAACCTTGCAGAACGACTGGCTAATACTGAAGGCAAGCACGCCTTCTCGTTCACTCCGGAAGCTGACACCGTAGCACAGAAGTGGAAATCGGCAATGAGCGATTTTTCTGTCATGTTAAGACAGGCTTACGACGGAACGAGCTATGAGCGCGAGGCAAGAAGTGCAGATGCGGTGAATGTTCATATCGAACATCTTTTGTGGAACGTTGTGATGTGCGGAACGCCAGATGCACTCTATCGAGTAGTGAACAATTATACGGATGGTTTCCAAAGCCGTATTGTCGTGGCGCGAACGCCGGACAACACGTTCACTCCGCTTACAGACAATCTCTTTGTGCTGACTGAAACTCAACGTGAGCACATACGGCAGATAGCTCATCTCTTGCCCCTGATGGAGGGCGAGGTGGTTCTGCCTAAGTTGGAGAATAAGGGCAGGGAGTGGCTGGAACAGATACGATTGGAGACCATGAAAAATGACGACAAGGTGAAAGCCCGCCAGCGTTTCCGTATCTGTCCTACCACGATGAGAATGATGACCTGCATCATGCTCTGTAAGGTGGCTGAGACGCTGATTCAGAAACATGGTTTCCAGGGTGCCGAGAAGCAGCTGAAACAGAATCCGCTGTTATGGAAGGAAATGATCGTAAAGACTCAGACACCAACCATGCTCGAAGCCTTCAATATCCTGGCAGATTATCAGTTGGACAATGCACTCTACTTCTTCCGCAGTCGCATAGAGGATGCATTCTCATCCAAGAGTTATTGCGGTCAGACGACTTATGATCGTTCCCGACGCGGCAAAAATGATTCCATCTTCGAGCGGCTTGACGTTACTTTTTCCTTTGAACAGGCATTACAGCAAAGTATAGCAGTAAAGGGGGCAAACGTAACTCGTGAGGTTGTTAGACAGATGTTGAAAAACTGGAAGCGGCAGGGATTGATAGGTGTGCTGCCCGATATGCGTTACCAGAAGGTTCAACCTGCAGTATAA